aaaaataaatgaaaaaagagGGTGTAATTCTTGCCAAAtaagaaagaaaatatataaatgcCATGTTCCAAATCCCGTCTCAACAGCCATTATTACGTTTGCAACGACATTGGATCCAACGAGCGCACAGTCCTAAAATGCTGCAATAGTGTGCTCCATATCATATGAATATTATTACATCACATGcattttgatctattcgaaAAAGATTTCAGAAAACCTATATGATTGGCTCACAACACAGTGGGTTTGTGACCAATTATTTGAGTACATTAGCCATTTTcatcactatatatatatacctgtcTTTTCAAAGTCActtgatttttgaataattgATAGCTAATGATATATAGCTCATCTTATATCAAGATTTGAAATTTTCGACCAGATTTCGAGTTGAAAACTCAATTGTAACAAATCATTCACCAGccagaaatattattttttcccaTAATTTGTAGGTTTAtgcttttattaaaaataatgatgTTTTGTGAACCTCTTATTGTAAAAAGTGTTTTAGAGAAGCCAAAAcccataaatataaatataattgtcACGTTTTCAACTCAAACtttcatttcaatcaatttttttaaaaaaaaaactaataaaaatgaacaaaatatctttcctaataaatatttttaaattatggtcCTATATATTTATTCCGGACTGATTCATTACCCACACAATCCCACTGACCACGTATCCACATTTGATTTAGTGATGCTACCTTTGATCCATGTCACTTGTATACGACATACAATTACCAAAGCTCACGTTTTTTTACCCCACCTTAAATTCTTTTGTCCAATCTCAAATtagttatttaaaattaattttataaaatgcaAGAAAATCTTTGTATTTCTTGTGAGGTGTACACTCAAGATTTCtaatttcttgaaattttttacCTTCACCACCCTCCAAAGAGAACTCATTGTATTTCTTGTGAGGTGTACACACAAGATTTCtaatttcttgaaattttttacCTTCACCACCCTCCAAAGAGAACTCATCTCTTGTGGGGCAATGGACATCCATATTTAGCATGTCtgatttattgaaaattttcaagCTTTACCACTCAACTGAGTAAAGCTAATAACAAACAAAATGTACATAGTACAAGGCTCGAATTGGGACAGACAAATAATGTGAAGCGTGAAAGTTGAATGTCTAAGAGAATAATAAGAAAACAAATGAAACATGTTTCATCCTTATTCACAATAAACTCATTCACTATATTCAAGAATTACAACCTTGTCACGTCTCGAGACCGaggcatcggtgacatccgacattgttaatcaaataacaataagtCTCGTAGCAATTAGCCAAATACCagtctatttcataaaatttcattGTCTTTACATGAAAGTAAAAATACAAAGTTTGCGGAAGCGAATAGTACACACATTTACGAAGAAAGACAAAGGAACACTAATGAGCTCCAACATCTAGAATTTGAATTCCTTCCTTCTCATTATTTACCAACCTCAGAACTGCTTCTGCTCCTTTTCTTCTACCGGTTCTTCATTCTCATCTCGAGAGGGACATAAGGGGGTGagcgttttgggaaacactcagcaagcgGGGCAGATCGaatattagaaaacatttgatacataataattttaaaacctTCTATTTTTTACATAGCATAATATATCAGAGTTGAATGAACAGAAATCAAAAATTGAACAAATCAGAGCTTCAGAGTTGGATGAACATAAATCAAACTTAGAACAAATCAGAACttcaaatcagaatatttcAGAACAGAACTTATCAAACAAATAGATTATAATGATCATGGGTTATCCTTGATattgggctccctctggagtCTTCTCCTgtgaatgggctccctctggggccttttccgtATCCAGACTCTCTCTGTGGCATTTTCCCTCACAGGCTTTCCCAATGCATCATTATCAGATTCAAACTTATAACTTATCATTCGGAGACAGATATGTTCAGACAGAATGACACCAACATAGAACGAAGCGGAGGGCATGAACAAACAACGGACGGAACGAAATGATtttgaagcaacttaggatttcGAACACCATACTTATAAAATAGATGCAGTAGACGATCTCACCTTAAATGTCATTATTCATGGTCATCAACCTCCTCTTAATGACGCATATTCATGATTATTAACCTCATATTTAAAACATATTCATAGTCATTAATCTCCTCTTAATTATCATTGTTTTTCTCTTAACATAAGTAGTTTAACAGTTGATTTATTGTGGTTTAAATTAGTCATTAAAATTGTGATAAATTGTCAATAATGAGGAGAAAAATGATTATTCAAATTTctaagattatgattgtgaatAATAAAAACCAAACTAAAGCtcacatatttaaaaaaaattatttttaaatataaaaatgtagTGAAAAAGGATTGTCTCTATCCATCATACGCTCGTTACACGGTTTAAACAGACAATGGTGACCATATTCCTCCCCTCTTCTTCTATATAAGCCCTCAAAGCTTCCACCGCTTCTACAGCTCAGTCTCTCAAGCTCCCTCTATaaacatatgtatatatacatcTATACATACACAACGAGTTCACCAAGAGCTTCCATTTTCTGTGCTGAAAATCATGCCTGAGGCGCCAATGGAAGTTTCGAATCACACTGAATATAGTGTGGCTGAAAACAACAAGAATAAGCTAGAGTTCATCGAGGAAGCCACCAAGAATGCGGATGAGATTCAAAGGAAAGTTCTCGCTGAAATCCTGTCCAGGAATGCCCATGTTGAGTACATGAAAAGGCATGGCCTTAATGGAAGGATTGACAGGGAAACTTTCAAGAGAATCATGCCTGTCATCACTTATGAGGACATTTTGCCTGATATCAACCGCATAGCCAATGGGGACACCTCTCCCATTATCTGTTCCGAACCCATCTCTGAATTCTTGACGAGGTGTGTGTGAATTTGATATGAAACTTGAGTTCAAACaagttaaatatttattttgggttGTTCTTTGTGCAGTTCTGGGACGTCAGGTGGGGAGAGAAAGGTGATACCCACCATTGAAGAGGAGATGGGGAGAAGATCATTGATTTACAGTCTTTTAATTCCTGTGATGAGCCAATTTGTGCCTGGCTTAGATGAGGGAAAAGGAATGTATTTCTTGTTCATAAAATGTGAGACCAAGACACCAGGTGGGCTACCAGCTCGCCCTGTTTTAACCAGCTATTACGAAAGCTCCCATTTCAAGGACAGGCCTTATGACCCCTACACAAAATACACCAGCCCGAATGAAACCATTCTTTGCCCTGATTCTTACCAAAGCATGTATTGTCAGATGCTTTGTGGCCTTTGTCAGAACAAACAAGTCCTCCGAGTTGGGGCTGTCTTCGCCTCCGGGTTCATCCGGGCTATCCGGTTCCTGGAGAAGCACTGGACCCTTCTTTGTCATGACATCAGAACTGGAACCCTCAACTCCATGATCACTGATCAATCGGCGAGGGAGGCGGTGATGCGGATCAACAAACCCGACCTGAATCTTGCTGATTTCATCGAGGCCGAATGCAGGAAGGATAGCTGGCAGGGGATCATCACCAGGTTGTGGCCTAATACGAAATACATTGATGTCATTGTGACGGGGACAATGTCACAGTACATACCAACTCTCGAGTTTTATAGCAATGTATTGCCTCTTGTGTGCACAATGTATGCCTCTTCCGAGTGTTATTTCGGTGTGAATCTCAACCCCCTTTGCAAGCCTAGTGATGTGGCCTACACTCTTATCCCAACCGTGGCCTATTTCGAATTCTTGCCGATGGAACGTAACAATGGCGGCATGCTTAAATCCCATAATGATGAGAAGGAACAACAAGATTTGGTTGACTTAGTTGATGTCAAGATTGGACAGGAATATGAGCTTGTCGTCACCACTTATGCTGGTAAAATTCACGAGAATTAGTAGTATAGTCTTGAATGGTTTTGTTGAATAAAGATTCTCATGATGTTTTCTTTTAACTATATTTCTATCTTATTGCAGGGCTGTATAGGTATAGAGTTGGTGACGTGCTTCGGGTGGCAGGTTTCAAGAACAATGCACCTGAATTCAACTtcatttgcaggaaaaatgTAGTCTTAAGCATCGATACCGATAAAACTAATGAAGTTGAGCTGCAAAATGCTGTCAAGAATGCGGTCAGCCATCTGATGCCATTCGATGCATGTCTCACCGAGTACACGAGCTACGCCGATACCAACACAATCCCAGGCCACTATGTCTTATGTTGGGAGCTCAACCACAAAGGCTCCCCACAAATCCCGGCATCGATATTCAAAGACTGTTGCCTGACCATCGAAGAGTCCCTCGACTCTGTTTACCGCCAGAACCGAGTTTTCGAGGCTATAGGTCCTCTCGAGATCAAAGTGGTGGAAGTTGGGACCTTTGATAAGCTCATGGACTATGCCATTAGCCTAGGTGCTTCGATTAATCAGTACAAAACTCCCCGATGTGTGAAATTCGCTCCCATCGTCGAGCTCTTGAACTCGCGGGTCGTGTCGACTTATTTCAGTCCAAAGTGCCCGAAATGGACTACTCCTGCCCTCAAGCAATGGACTGATATGAAATGAAAAGCATTAATTGTTTCTTTGATCAGTTAGTATTAGAACTTGATGGCTCCTACTTAATTTAACCAATTGTTGTTATGTCTCCTTTCTCTAAAATCAGCAGCCATGTACAAACACTTATGTTTCAACAAGGTTTTATTTCTTTAAACTTGGAACTCGCAATACGTTACAACTCCAAGAAAATAACATGCTAAAATTGTCTTAAAActacaaaaaattaaaaatcttaactaattcagatatgaattataaatcaatatatatagataacataATTGTCAGTCGCTAGATGAAACTATGATCAACCACGCTCTCATTCTATACATCAAATAGTTAGAAAAGGAAGTTTGTAAATGTATAGTGTAATTTAtatgaaataaagaaataaaCTTTGAACATAACATACCATATAATAAACACCAAGTTTGAGCAACAATGGCATCAAAATACTTTTAATTGTTCATTAATATTCATCTCACACTATCCCCAATAAAAGGATGCATAATGAATATTATATCCTTCATTACATGTCATAGATGCATATTTTACCTCGTCCCAACAAATGTCTTAGACACTGTTTAAAGTTAaagataagataataatatataaataaataatctaataaataaataaataatgatagTTAGTATAAGTATAGtacttgatttgattgataaataatagttgtttgatctgatttattaaatttgtgatatgggcaaaaacttgtgtgagacggtctcacaggtcgtattttgtgagacaagtctctctttgggtcatccatgaaaaagtattactttttatgctaaaagtattactttttattgtgaatatcggtagagttgaccagtctcaaaaataaagattcgtgagaccgtcttatagGAGACTTATTCTTGTGATAAGAtgataatttatcattttgtcCTTTTATCAAGATACCGTTTGATAAGTgagatatgataaaaaaaaatgatgtgTTATCAAAGTGACGGTGTATGAGAATATATggataattaataatatatgattAATTGTATCTTGTTTGATGTACTTCAATTATGAGTgatgaaaaattaaaatcatacatGATGTACCGAAAACACTCTTTTATGTGGACAAAATTCCAAACAATTTCGGAGTTACATCAagcagcagaacaagaagcAATTGTGTTAAAAGAAAAGATGTTAACCATGATACAGTGAGACAAAGTTCGTCATCTAGGGTCGAGACTTCTGCATTGACCAACGAGCATGATTCACTTTCACCCTCAAACATCCATCTACAAACAAAAAATTGCCGATGTAACCACCGGAGGGAACCAAAAATTAATAATCCCTCTATTTCCCTCTACATCCCTCTACTACTTCATAATTAATAATCGCCGAAGTAACTATTGGCGAAGTAAAAATCAAAAATTCTACTATTCGACACACCCAACATTTACGTACAGGAGGGAAAGTTTGTTGTTGTTTCGGATTTGTTTCCTCCTTTTTTCTGTGTGTTCCTTTTGATaatattgtttattattgtgatcAATTGAGATGTAACTCAATTTATGTGGCATGTGTAAATTCATGTGTAGTAACATCATCACAGTATATACTAGCTAGTGTTTCCGACCGTAGTACAAACTGGTATTAGAGCATGTTATTATCTCCTATGTTGTACTGTTTCATGTCCCTGATTTTCGAATTATGTTGTCACAGACATAAAGGCATGTAGAAATTTTGATGTATTATGAGTTACATGGTAAGGTTCAAAATACGTTAACATAATCTCATTGCCTACAAATTtagtaaaaatgaaaaaaatgactaattaaatgattttaatgacatgaattaattatgatatgcATGATTACTTGTTTAAAATAGGTTTTCTgttatgcataaaactgtgttttaaaaaaCTATTCAAGATGCGACCgagtaacggagaccggagaccatataagagaaaatatttttattaaataattatttttaattgtttaaatgtGGTGTATTTAAATGGAAATTTCGAATTTGGGGAGTTTTGAAGTGTTTTTATACGCCGAGGCGTATTTTCAACCAGTGTTCGATTTTCGAGTAAAATATGAACCTTTCAAgaattcggctaatattttcacgaacttccctaaacaaaatattttaaatatttactaaAGAGGTTAATGGACCTACTTTATCATGGTTAATGGGCCTAGGCTTGCACTTgagtttttaatcaaaataaaaGCCCTAAACCCTACCCCAAAACCTTCAAACTCATGAACaccacacacaacacacacaagaACTCTCCTAGCAACaacaacacacgcacacacgagAATGCTAGTAAGGGAAGGCCTCGGTTTTGAGGAGAATTCAGCCTAGGGTTTCCTACGTCGACGTTCTTCGTATCTCAACTTGTTTTTCTTGCGTAAAATACATAAAGACACGCCTtaatctctttttctcatcctTCATACCATAATATATGCTTGATAAATGTTTGCATGCAAAAACATGATGACCTTGATGTATTTTCGTTTGTATGGATACACATGCATATAACTCATGATTTTGTGGCTCCAAACTTGTtttaatgatgcacaaaggggcttcTATGGTATGGTAACTTGGAGGGACCTTTTTCCAACGTGATGAGGGTACATAGAAGCCCAGACAAGCACTGCACAAGTAAGGGAAATGAGTTGAACGAAAATTAAATGGTTGGTGCACTAGGGTTTCGGCTAGATGGAAGCAAGATGTGGGCTCGACCACGGCTCGGGCTTGACATGGTTAGGtgttaggaagagtcctagcatggctaggctCCTTGACAACAGCCGAGAAGGAGTCCACTAGGGCGAGGACTCCCCCGCGTCTGTGGGTGGTCCAGTGAGGGTCAGGAGGGTTCGGGAACGGTGGTTGCTCGAGTGAAGAGTCCTAGTCAAGTGAGTAGTCCTAGCGCGCATGTCTTCGGCCGCGGCTCTTGTCTTGTGCAGGAGGCTGCAGCGTGGGTTAGGGGCTGGTTAAATGGGCCAGTGCTGATCAGTAGAGTCCCTAGGTGGTCTGGTCAGGGTATGGTTCGAACTGGCTCGGGGTTGGTTTGAGAAAAACGAGAATGGCTCGAAGGAAACTAGCTTAGGTTCGAACTAGGGATAGGGAAAAGAAAAAGGgtcgaaccatggtccacggggtTTGGTTCACGGTTCACGAGGGTTTTGTCAGTATAAAaagtgtttaaaatttgggaaagaAAATATTAGGGTTTGAATTAATTCCGGAATTAAACGCTTCATGATCCATATGTTTAATCTGAATGCTTATTAAAACttaatgatattcatgtttaagTTGAACGATAAATGAAATTtacatgttgcatgattagaaaCCTTATatttaattgcatgttggttacgtttgaatttgaaaaaatttcatatataatTCCTCCTAGACGTGTACCTAGTACTGATAGGCAAGTTGAAAATAATGGGAGGGAATGTacccccacctcctaatggggatgctacTATTCGTGCACAGGAAGGCATGGCACGTTCCTTTTAGCAGCAGTTTCAGTAGGCTCTGATGCCACATCACGacttttatgatcagttccggaggctaggtcCAAGGGAATTTTTTGGCACCACCGACC
This window of the Primulina tabacum isolate GXHZ01 chromosome 4, ASM2559414v2, whole genome shotgun sequence genome carries:
- the LOC142543285 gene encoding indole-3-acetic acid-amido synthetase GH3.6-like, giving the protein MPEAPMEVSNHTEYSVAENNKNKLEFIEEATKNADEIQRKVLAEILSRNAHVEYMKRHGLNGRIDRETFKRIMPVITYEDILPDINRIANGDTSPIICSEPISEFLTSSGTSGGERKVIPTIEEEMGRRSLIYSLLIPVMSQFVPGLDEGKGMYFLFIKCETKTPGGLPARPVLTSYYESSHFKDRPYDPYTKYTSPNETILCPDSYQSMYCQMLCGLCQNKQVLRVGAVFASGFIRAIRFLEKHWTLLCHDIRTGTLNSMITDQSAREAVMRINKPDLNLADFIEAECRKDSWQGIITRLWPNTKYIDVIVTGTMSQYIPTLEFYSNVLPLVCTMYASSECYFGVNLNPLCKPSDVAYTLIPTVAYFEFLPMERNNGGMLKSHNDEKEQQDLVDLVDVKIGQEYELVVTTYAGLYRYRVGDVLRVAGFKNNAPEFNFICRKNVVLSIDTDKTNEVELQNAVKNAVSHLMPFDACLTEYTSYADTNTIPGHYVLCWELNHKGSPQIPASIFKDCCLTIEESLDSVYRQNRVFEAIGPLEIKVVEVGTFDKLMDYAISLGASINQYKTPRCVKFAPIVELLNSRVVSTYFSPKCPKWTTPALKQWTDMK